A window from Cryptomeria japonica unplaced genomic scaffold, Sugi_1.0 HiC_scaffold_1573, whole genome shotgun sequence encodes these proteins:
- the LOC131873357 gene encoding probable nucleoredoxin 1-1: KTVGLYFSAHWCPPCREFTPKLIQVYNELKQNGESFEIVFLSSDRNQQGFEEYYASMPWLALPFGDKVKKDLSQYFQIRGIPSFIIVGPDGETVTKDGRTIVSVHGAKAYPFTDACVAELQKDIEAAAKKYPKETKHELHEHSLQLTRRKPYMCNGCRDAGYTWSFYCQNCDFDLHPDCALKDKHSDENEKKAAEVICEGDACRRV; encoded by the coding sequence GCAAGACGGTTGGTTTATATTTTTCTGCTCATTGGTGCCCACCATGCCGAGAATTCACTCCAAAGCTTATACAAGTATACAATGAGCTCAAGCAAAATGGGGAATCCTTTGAGATTGTTTTCCTCTCTAGTGACAGAAACCAACAAGGTTTTGAAGAATACTATGCAAGCATGCCATGGTTAGCTCTTCCATTTGGAGACAAAGTCAAGAAAGATCTAAGCCAGTACTTTCAAATCAGAGGAATTCCATCTTTTATCATAGTTGGCCCTGATGGAGAAACTGTGACAAAAGATGGCAGAACGATTGTTTCTGTCCATGGGGCCAAGGCTTATCCCTTTACTGATGCTTGCGTTGCAGAGCTGCAGAAAGATATAGAAGCAGCAgcaaagaaatatccaaaagaaacaAAGCATGAGCTGCACGAACATTCTCTGCAATTGACTCGGAGGAAGCCATACATGTGTAATGGGTGTCGGGATGCTGGGTATACTTGGTCTTTCTACTGCCAAAATTGTGATTTTGACCTTCATCCAGATTGTGCTTTGAAGGATAAGCACTCtgatgaaaatgagaaaaaggCGGCAGAAGTCATATGTGAAGGAGATGCTTGTCGAAGGGTTTAA